Proteins from a genomic interval of Peptococcaceae bacterium:
- a CDS encoding molybdopterin-binding protein yields AFRRRGYQADIGPVIDDDPDDVHYKLFRAVNEGYGLIITTGGVGAEDKDHTVEGVLRLDPAAATPWVIKYQIGTGRHCKEGVRIAVGQKNESLIIALPGPNDEVRTALEVILNFNELPGQPGKYALAEKIAEALREKLKAGSATARFAHHQHDV; encoded by the coding sequence AGGCTTTCAGGCGAAGAGGCTATCAAGCGGATATCGGACCGGTCATCGATGACGACCCGGACGATGTTCATTATAAACTCTTCAGGGCGGTTAACGAGGGATACGGTTTAATTATCACAACGGGCGGAGTGGGGGCCGAAGACAAGGACCATACCGTCGAGGGTGTTTTACGGCTTGATCCTGCTGCGGCTACTCCCTGGGTCATCAAGTATCAGATCGGCACCGGGCGTCATTGCAAGGAAGGCGTACGCATAGCCGTGGGCCAAAAGAATGAATCATTGATAATTGCCCTGCCTGGACCAAACGATGAAGTCAGAACAGCGCTGGAAGTTATATTGAATTTTAATGAACTTCCCGGCCAGCCGGGCAAATACGCGCTTGCGGAAAAAATCGCCGAAGCTTTGCGCGAGAAGCTTAAAGCTGGCAGCGCGACTGCCCGTTTTGCTCATCATCAACATGATGTATAG
- a CDS encoding 4Fe-4S dicluster domain-containing protein: MLRITKKAVIDLDKCNGCRTCYRVCPTFAISMENKKPVIDYAKCYGCANCHQRCPQYAVNMEPLEEPVEIGMDVNRFDQDKIWDICIKAKYSPDMIVCICSNTRAGEVAAAILDGARTPAEVTLKTGAGVGCKIACPRPIYRLLQAAGIEPPDPVDGYQWRGPTATLWNLNPEVIEKYGSRYFFEEDRKFLDDILEAKLRERDKNAQTDA; this comes from the coding sequence ATGCTTAGAATAACCAAAAAGGCCGTCATTGATTTGGATAAGTGCAACGGCTGCAGGACATGCTATCGTGTTTGTCCCACATTTGCGATTAGCATGGAAAATAAAAAGCCGGTGATTGACTATGCCAAATGTTACGGCTGCGCCAATTGCCATCAAAGATGCCCGCAATACGCGGTCAACATGGAACCGCTTGAGGAGCCTGTCGAGATCGGAATGGATGTCAACCGGTTTGATCAAGACAAAATATGGGATATCTGCATTAAGGCGAAATACAGCCCGGATATGATTGTGTGCATTTGCAGCAATACACGGGCCGGTGAAGTGGCAGCCGCTATTCTGGATGGAGCAAGGACGCCGGCGGAAGTAACGTTGAAAACAGGCGCCGGGGTCGGTTGCAAGATAGCTTGCCCCCGGCCGATCTATCGGTTGTTGCAAGCCGCCGGCATTGAACCGCCCGATCCTGTTGATGGCTACCAATGGCGCGGGCCCACAGCGACCTTATGGAACCTCAACCCTGAAGTGATAGAGAAATATGGGAGCAGGTATTTCTTTGAAGAGGACAGGAAATTCCTGGATGACATTCTTGAGGCCAAACTGAGAGAGAGGGATAAAAATGCCCAGACCGACGCTTAA
- a CDS encoding nicotinate-nucleotide pyrophosphorylase — MNDVRAHLFEGIDREFTFVITANQKGVFAGTGKLLKAAEEIRLKNTWVAADGMPLGEKTAVFKASGDPIQVTLAEERLLGIIGKPSGVATAARKMVEAAGGRVKVVCGAWKKAFPENKDELRQAIAIGGAGIRIAEEPFVYLDKNYTRMLGGIGRAVKRALTLPGKTVVIQLRGEFGPIADEANEAVEAGAGILMVDTGRIVDLQAVVKAGADGNWRKRVKIAFAGGVTEEKLSALIETGADIVDVGRAIIDAPLLDFRLDIIA; from the coding sequence GTGAATGATGTTAGGGCCCATCTTTTCGAGGGAATAGACCGGGAATTCACCTTTGTGATCACTGCCAACCAGAAGGGCGTCTTTGCCGGAACGGGAAAGTTGTTAAAAGCGGCTGAAGAAATAAGACTTAAAAACACCTGGGTTGCAGCCGACGGGATGCCGCTCGGCGAAAAAACCGCGGTGTTCAAAGCGAGCGGAGACCCGATCCAGGTAACCCTGGCCGAAGAAAGACTGCTGGGTATAATTGGCAAACCGTCAGGCGTGGCGACTGCGGCCCGCAAGATGGTCGAAGCGGCAGGAGGTCGGGTCAAGGTTGTATGCGGTGCCTGGAAAAAAGCCTTCCCGGAAAACAAAGATGAACTGAGGCAAGCCATCGCTATAGGCGGCGCAGGAATCCGGATAGCGGAAGAACCGTTCGTTTATTTGGATAAGAACTACACGAGGATGCTTGGCGGGATAGGCCGGGCCGTCAAAAGAGCGTTAACCTTGCCTGGGAAAACGGTAGTGATTCAGCTCAGGGGTGAGTTTGGCCCGATTGCCGACGAAGCCAATGAAGCCGTTGAGGCAGGGGCGGGCATTTTGATGGTGGACACAGGAAGAATTGTCGACTTGCAGGCCGTGGTCAAGGCGGGCGCTGACGGCAACTGGCGCAAGCGGGTGAAAATTGCCTTCGCCGGCGGCGTAACCGAAGAAAAACTGTCAGCTTTGATCGAAACCGGCGCAGACATCGTCGATGTGGGCAGGGCGATTATCGATGCGCCACTTCTGGATTTCCGCCTGGATATCATCGCATAG
- a CDS encoding FAD-binding protein, with amino-acid sequence MSRDGLIEEMQADIVIIGGGAGGLSAAIEARDRGVNNVVVLEKMNAPGGNAIFPDLMISWDGRPPKLPCMDDNRIVDGDPRIDPDYTIRTDANFKAAMEWNHWRGDARLIRTLINKSEELSDWLKSKMEPEDYIENPEALRGNMQGRLVKILLRECNRQGVKILCNTPAKKLLKDETGAAAGVLAEKKDGGNLIVRSTRVIIATGGFMGDKELMSRYFPNYDENTLNDLVFLGFKRSGDGIKMAFEAGAASDGTVAFEWDLNRMPCLGTLPSPYKDFLNNARNPEHVWVTPKGVRFVDESKINATNSMYRLPHKTCYILFSENIKEHILNKQPSIFRWHAYKEKSLEDQITRLVEAGQVKIADTWEEIAMWIGAEAAVLKETIAEYNSFCEKGHDDWFCKAPRAMIPLSKPPFYASRCAMGMLVTRGPLKVNIKMELLDKNDNPLPGFYAAGVDIGGTDSDTYAAAVASHSIRFSLSSGRIAAESAARAILAAK; translated from the coding sequence ATGAGTCGAGATGGTTTAATAGAAGAGATGCAGGCCGATATAGTAATTATTGGCGGCGGTGCAGGGGGATTGAGCGCTGCGATCGAGGCCCGGGACCGGGGAGTAAACAACGTGGTAGTGCTGGAGAAAATGAATGCGCCAGGCGGGAATGCCATATTCCCAGACTTGATGATATCCTGGGACGGGCGCCCTCCGAAGCTGCCCTGCATGGACGACAACAGGATCGTCGATGGCGACCCCCGCATCGACCCTGATTATACCATCCGGACAGACGCCAACTTTAAGGCCGCCATGGAATGGAACCACTGGCGCGGCGATGCGCGGCTGATCAGGACGCTGATCAACAAAAGCGAGGAGCTGTCAGATTGGCTGAAATCAAAAATGGAACCGGAGGATTATATCGAAAACCCGGAAGCCTTGCGCGGGAATATGCAGGGGAGATTGGTAAAAATACTCCTCAGGGAATGCAACAGGCAAGGTGTGAAGATATTGTGCAATACGCCGGCCAAAAAACTGCTCAAGGACGAAACGGGCGCTGCGGCAGGGGTGTTAGCCGAAAAAAAGGATGGGGGAAACCTGATTGTCCGTTCGACGAGGGTTATTATTGCCACCGGCGGGTTCATGGGAGATAAGGAACTCATGTCCAGGTATTTCCCCAATTATGACGAAAATACTTTGAACGATCTGGTCTTTCTTGGTTTCAAACGGTCCGGGGACGGGATAAAAATGGCCTTTGAAGCCGGTGCGGCATCTGACGGTACGGTCGCTTTCGAATGGGATTTGAACAGGATGCCCTGCCTGGGGACCCTGCCGTCTCCCTACAAAGACTTCTTGAATAACGCCAGGAACCCGGAGCATGTATGGGTAACACCGAAAGGTGTGCGTTTTGTTGACGAATCGAAGATCAATGCCACCAACAGCATGTACCGGCTGCCCCATAAGACCTGCTACATTCTGTTTTCCGAAAACATCAAGGAACACATTCTGAACAAACAGCCCAGCATATTCAGATGGCACGCGTACAAAGAAAAAAGTTTGGAAGACCAAATAACCAGGTTGGTCGAAGCTGGACAGGTTAAAATCGCCGATACATGGGAAGAGATAGCCATGTGGATTGGGGCGGAAGCCGCCGTACTGAAGGAGACGATTGCCGAATACAACTCTTTCTGCGAAAAAGGGCATGACGATTGGTTCTGCAAGGCTCCCAGGGCGATGATTCCCCTGAGCAAGCCCCCTTTTTACGCCAGCAGATGCGCGATGGGAATGCTGGTAACGCGCGGGCCGCTCAAGGTCAATATTAAAATGGAGCTGCTGGACAAAAACGACAACCCCTTGCCGGGATTTTACGCCGCAGGTGTGGACATCGGCGGTACCGACTCGGACACATATGCGGCAGCGGTTGCCAGTCACTCCATACGATTTTCGCTCTCATCCGGACGCATAGCTGCAGAAAGTGCCGCCCGGGCGATTCTGGCGGCAAAATGA
- a CDS encoding aldolase/citrate lyase family protein, with product MLDRVKTALASGGVAVGTHCMTSDAAFFEMCGVLGYDFVWIEGEHTDMTGPMTVNAIIATNAGGCAAFVRVPWNDPVLVKPILEAGPDGIIFPMINTPQEAKMAVASCRYPPHGKRSFGPSRSIMYGEMPLDEYLEHVERNLWRIIQIEHIEGVKNLDEILKVEGLTAVMCGAMDLSASVGKLGKIKDPEVVGMMEAIAEKCKKAGIPYGVSTAGDLELVDFWLDRGASLICIGSPYDYFGRLSKQTLEKYKKVKAKQP from the coding sequence ATGCTAGACAGAGTAAAAACAGCGCTGGCCAGTGGCGGAGTAGCAGTAGGTACCCATTGTATGACATCGGATGCTGCATTTTTTGAAATGTGTGGAGTGCTGGGATACGACTTCGTATGGATTGAAGGAGAACATACAGATATGACCGGGCCGATGACTGTAAATGCTATCATCGCTACCAATGCTGGCGGTTGCGCCGCGTTTGTCCGAGTTCCCTGGAACGACCCGGTGCTAGTTAAGCCTATCCTGGAGGCTGGCCCGGATGGCATTATTTTTCCAATGATCAATACACCCCAGGAGGCTAAAATGGCTGTTGCTTCTTGCAGATACCCTCCTCATGGCAAACGAAGCTTTGGCCCTTCTAGAAGCATAATGTATGGCGAGATGCCACTGGACGAGTATTTGGAGCATGTTGAAAGAAATTTGTGGCGAATTATTCAAATTGAGCATATTGAGGGCGTCAAAAATCTGGATGAGATTCTTAAAGTAGAGGGACTCACTGCAGTTATGTGCGGAGCGATGGATTTGTCGGCATCTGTGGGGAAATTAGGTAAAATTAAAGACCCGGAAGTTGTGGGAATGATGGAAGCAATTGCCGAAAAATGCAAAAAGGCAGGAATACCATATGGTGTATCAACGGCGGGAGATCTTGAACTGGTGGATTTCTGGCTGGACAGAGGCGCATCCCTTATATGTATTGGCTCACCTTACGACTATTTTGGCAGATTGAGCAAACAGACCCTAGAAAAATATAAAAAGGTCAAAGCAAAACAACCCTGA
- the dctP gene encoding TRAP transporter substrate-binding protein DctP, with protein MKKGKWIAITAVCIIAMFTLPLFGCSSKGGTTTKSSEQKSEPPQIYEIKYCMQDTSQDPRVTVIAEAEKKWLWEKSGGRIKLNIIPNAAAVTSPADIFDAVRTGVIEMGIQSSSRIAGRFTLMDVLSLPGISNYPGCLETTMAARALYAKYPEIQAEFKGVKVLSFNSVARTLLYSTKKPIKTVDDLKGRLIRAAGEYCIMGVKALGASPVSTPPSEWADGALKGVYDTIALNHQALYAMNLQELFKYVTDFNIQHSYFIQVMNEDFYKSLPADLQQLFSWENWEKDALIYGGKGDADEMALKQKFEEALAKKGLPPVYKPAAEEVAKLNAKLAPVREQWVKNNSAKGPAQAILDDYIALSKKYSYENFKPDWQSILNEWSSYPNVPQK; from the coding sequence ATGAAAAAAGGCAAATGGATAGCGATTACTGCTGTTTGTATAATTGCCATGTTTACATTACCCTTATTTGGGTGTTCATCAAAGGGAGGAACAACCACAAAATCAAGCGAACAAAAAAGTGAACCACCCCAAATATATGAAATAAAGTACTGCATGCAAGACACCAGTCAAGATCCGCGGGTGACTGTTATTGCCGAAGCTGAAAAGAAATGGCTGTGGGAAAAGAGCGGTGGGAGGATAAAACTTAACATTATTCCCAATGCTGCAGCGGTCACCTCACCGGCGGATATTTTTGATGCTGTACGGACTGGCGTAATCGAGATGGGGATACAGTCGAGTTCTAGAATTGCAGGACGGTTTACCTTAATGGATGTGCTATCCTTGCCTGGCATTTCCAATTACCCCGGTTGTTTGGAGACCACGATGGCAGCAAGAGCGCTTTATGCGAAATATCCTGAGATTCAAGCCGAGTTTAAAGGTGTCAAAGTTTTAAGTTTTAATTCTGTGGCGAGGACATTGTTGTATAGTACCAAGAAACCGATCAAAACAGTGGATGATTTAAAAGGAAGACTGATAAGAGCTGCTGGAGAATACTGCATTATGGGCGTAAAAGCATTGGGGGCTTCCCCGGTCTCAACCCCACCAAGCGAATGGGCTGACGGTGCTTTAAAAGGCGTATATGACACCATCGCTCTTAACCATCAAGCCCTCTATGCTATGAATTTACAGGAATTGTTCAAGTATGTAACAGATTTTAATATTCAACATTCATATTTTATTCAGGTCATGAATGAGGATTTTTACAAGAGTCTACCGGCTGACCTTCAACAACTGTTTTCATGGGAGAACTGGGAAAAGGATGCTCTGATTTATGGCGGTAAAGGCGATGCCGATGAAATGGCGTTAAAGCAAAAGTTTGAAGAAGCCCTGGCCAAAAAAGGATTACCGCCGGTTTACAAACCGGCCGCGGAAGAAGTTGCAAAATTGAACGCGAAGCTTGCGCCGGTTAGAGAACAATGGGTGAAAAACAACTCGGCAAAAGGCCCTGCGCAGGCAATCCTTGATGATTATATTGCATTGAGCAAAAAATATTCTTATGAAAATTTCAAACCTGATTGGCAGAGCATTCTTAATGAATGGTCTTCATATCCGAATGTGCCACAAAAATAA
- a CDS encoding TRAP transporter small permease, with amino-acid sequence MEQAKKQTSFASMFESIDKGITFLIRLLFYISTFIVLPMIFVVGWGAISRYVFSKPFTGVLECTYIMLMLMVMMAGGNCQLTKSNVVMGMIVDRLSGKTQAIIDFFNYCICLIISVVLTYATIKQSIFISKTGTYTDVLHVPFAPLYFIIAIGWASIALASLLLVIRSIGNIGVCHKEEKE; translated from the coding sequence TTGGAACAAGCAAAAAAGCAAACATCATTTGCAAGTATGTTTGAAAGTATAGATAAAGGCATAACATTCTTAATTCGCCTGTTATTCTACATTAGCACATTCATTGTTTTGCCTATGATTTTTGTGGTTGGGTGGGGAGCGATTTCGCGCTATGTGTTTTCAAAACCTTTTACCGGGGTACTGGAATGTACATATATTATGCTGATGTTAATGGTTATGATGGCGGGCGGTAATTGTCAGTTAACAAAATCAAATGTAGTAATGGGAATGATTGTTGACCGGTTGTCTGGAAAAACACAGGCAATCATAGATTTCTTTAATTATTGTATATGTTTAATAATATCGGTGGTATTAACGTATGCCACAATTAAACAAAGCATCTTTATTAGCAAAACCGGGACATATACGGATGTATTACATGTTCCTTTCGCACCCTTATATTTTATTATAGCAATTGGTTGGGCCAGTATTGCTTTGGCCAGTTTATTGCTTGTAATAAGAAGCATTGGCAATATTGGGGTTTGCCATAAGGAGGAAAAAGAATGA